In Arsenophonus sp. aPb, one DNA window encodes the following:
- a CDS encoding YraN family protein: MLKSPNLSWIQGRHFEYKAKQFLQQQGLQFISRNVSFSVGEIDLVMKDQNIWVFVEVRFRRHDNFGNALMSVTLSKRKKLLAAAKLWLLKHNENIETALCRFDICATTGNQFEWLPNAFSDYDTIH; this comes from the coding sequence ATGCTAAAATCGCCAAATTTATCTTGGATACAAGGACGCCATTTCGAATACAAAGCCAAACAATTCTTACAACAGCAAGGGCTGCAATTTATTAGCCGCAATGTGAGTTTCTCGGTTGGAGAAATTGATTTAGTTATGAAAGATCAAAACATCTGGGTATTTGTTGAAGTACGCTTTCGCCGCCATGATAATTTCGGTAATGCATTAATGTCAGTAACTTTAAGTAAACGAAAAAAATTACTTGCAGCCGCAAAATTATGGCTGCTTAAACATAATGAAAACATAGAAACCGCTTTATGTCGTTTTGACATTTGTGCTACGACAGGAAATCAGTTTGAATGGTTACCAAATGCCTTTAGTGACTATGACACCATCCACTAA
- the diaA gene encoding DnaA initiator-associating protein DiaA: MLEKIKACFTESIQTQIAAAEALPDAISRAAIMIVHALLNGNKILCCGSGGSAVIAQRFATSMINQFEAERPSLPALCLNTDNAIITSIANGPKPEEVYAKQVRALGQSGDVLLAIATKGDSRVVIKAVEASLARDMTIVALTGHDGGELAGLLGTQDVEIRIPSQRSIRIQEVHLLTVNCLCDLIDNTLFPHQDD; the protein is encoded by the coding sequence GTGTTGGAGAAAATCAAAGCCTGTTTTACCGAAAGTATTCAAACACAAATTGCCGCTGCTGAAGCATTACCCGATGCTATTTCTCGTGCAGCGATTATGATCGTTCACGCCTTACTAAATGGTAATAAAATTTTATGTTGCGGCAGTGGCGGCTCGGCAGTAATTGCACAACGCTTTGCAACCAGTATGATCAATCAATTTGAAGCTGAACGTCCAAGCCTTCCCGCTTTATGTCTTAACACAGATAATGCGATTATAACCTCGATTGCAAATGGCCCAAAACCGGAAGAAGTGTATGCTAAGCAAGTGCGTGCATTAGGCCAATCTGGTGACGTACTCCTGGCAATTGCTACCAAGGGTGATAGTCGCGTTGTGATAAAAGCGGTTGAAGCTTCACTAGCTCGTGATATGACTATTGTAGCCTTAACCGGTCATGATGGAGGAGAATTAGCCGGCTTATTAGGCACACAGGACGTAGAAATTCGAATACCTTCGCAAAGAAGCATCAGAATTCAAGAAGTTCACCTATTAACAGTTAACTGTTTATGTGATCTAATCGATAATACACTTTTCCCGCATCAAGATGACTAA
- the dolP gene encoding division/outer membrane stress-associated lipid-binding lipoprotein: MRLFPLITIICSTLLLQGCLGAAVIGSAAVATKSATDPRSVGRQVDDGTLEARVSAAINKDQEITRNARIITTAYEGKILLTGQAPDLALAERAKQIATKVEGVEAVYNEIRQATLVDLGTASKDTWITTKIKSQILTSDSVKSSTVKVITENGEVFLLGILTQQEGATAAKIASETDGVKRVTTAFTYLN; the protein is encoded by the coding sequence ATGAGATTATTTCCTCTAATTACCATAATATGCAGTACCCTTTTGTTACAAGGATGCCTTGGTGCTGCTGTAATAGGCTCAGCGGCGGTCGCCACAAAAAGTGCGACGGATCCAAGAAGTGTAGGTCGCCAGGTCGATGATGGAACATTAGAAGCCCGCGTTAGTGCTGCTATTAACAAAGATCAAGAAATTACCCGCAATGCACGTATTATTACTACCGCTTATGAAGGTAAGATACTACTTACCGGCCAAGCTCCTGATCTGGCTTTAGCTGAAAGAGCAAAACAGATAGCAACCAAAGTAGAAGGTGTTGAAGCGGTTTATAATGAGATCCGTCAGGCAACGCTGGTTGATCTTGGTACAGCTTCTAAAGATACCTGGATAACAACCAAAATAAAATCGCAAATTCTTACCAGTGATTCAGTTAAATCATCAACCGTCAAAGTTATTACAGAAAATGGAGAGGTGTTTTTACTTGGTATTCTCACCCAACAAGAAGGAGCTACCGCAGCAAAAATTGCTAGTGAGACAGATGGCGTTAAACGTGTAACTACGGCATTTACTTATCTTAATTAA
- the mtgA gene encoding monofunctional biosynthetic peptidoglycan transglycosylase codes for MLAYLLLLWHWSKRALLILSSCWLITILIFKFLPVPFSMVMIEREINAWLSLNFSYVTRSTWVEINAISPNMLIAAIAAEDQNFPNHWGFDFQAIESAINQNPASKKPVRGASTITQQVVKNLWLWDGRSWLRKGIEAIMTPIIEVMWSKKRILTIYLNIAEFGEGIFGVEEAAKYYFKKQANQLNEAEAALLAAVLPNPLVYQVKRPSNDLLIRQAWILRQMQQLGGKNFLKKYGFIAN; via the coding sequence ATGTTAGCTTACTTATTATTATTATGGCATTGGTCAAAAAGGGCATTATTAATCTTATCTTCTTGTTGGCTAATAACGATTTTGATTTTTAAATTTTTGCCTGTTCCTTTTTCGATGGTAATGATAGAAAGAGAAATTAACGCTTGGTTATCATTAAATTTTTCTTATGTTACTCGGTCCACTTGGGTAGAAATTAATGCCATCTCGCCGAACATGTTAATTGCAGCTATTGCCGCAGAAGATCAAAATTTCCCAAATCATTGGGGATTTGATTTTCAGGCAATAGAAAGCGCCATCAACCAAAATCCGGCTAGCAAAAAACCTGTCAGAGGGGCTTCAACTATAACTCAACAAGTTGTAAAAAATCTTTGGCTATGGGATGGAAGAAGCTGGTTACGTAAAGGCATTGAAGCTATTATGACGCCAATAATTGAAGTTATGTGGTCTAAAAAGCGGATTTTGACGATTTATTTGAATATAGCTGAGTTTGGTGAAGGTATTTTTGGCGTAGAAGAGGCGGCAAAATATTATTTTAAAAAACAGGCAAATCAATTAAATGAAGCGGAAGCTGCACTATTAGCGGCAGTTTTACCAAATCCGTTAGTTTATCAAGTAAAAAGACCATCTAATGATCTATTAATAAGACAAGCATGGATACTGCGGCAAATGCAGCAATTAGGTGGTAAGAATTTTCTGAAAAAATATGGCTTCATTGCTAATTAA